TAGCTGTCTTTTAGATATTTCTCTCTTACACTTTTCATCAACTTCTACCCTTTATTCGCAATTCACTCGTCTTTTGCACTTTTTGTCAACTTCCACCCTTTATTGCCACCTCTTTAGCTGTCTTTTAGATATGTCTCTCCTACACTTCTCATCAACTTCTACCCTTTATTAACAATTCGTTAGCTGTCTCTCTGTGGCAATGTTTGTAGTGTTGGTGCTCAGCTCTTTTTATGCAAAAAGTTGGGGCTACTAAGATTTCAATGCAAAGCCCAACATCTAAAGTTTTCGTCTTTGTGCCCATTTTCATTGCATCTCTTGCAGTTTTGACTTTTGggttattcatttttttttttttatggatggGTTATTCTTTTGAACTATAATGGTCTAGGTCCAATGGCCAACATGTTGATTCATTTCTCTTGATAAGTTTCCACTTTCTCTTTCTGCGTATAAATTAACATGTCAAGATTCTCATGATTATGATAGGGGTAGGGAAATATAATAGCATTAAAAACTTGATATTGATCCGCACACTACCAGAGAATACAGCTAGTATATGTTACTCATGGCACGCAGTCATCAGTTCCCACcattaagcataaactccacTATTTTTTGTATATGCATGCGAGATCATAATACACGATCAGTTCAAGTGAAAAATATGTATAAACGTGATTTTTAGACTAAGTACTCTTAACAAAGTTGAAAGTTTAATCAAGTAATCCATTATTGAAATTCAAGTTAAACTCGAAAGTTCCTCACTAAAGCAGTCAGTACTTGGTTTCACTTTGGCCGCAAGAACCCACTAATTAGAATCGAAGAAACACCTGATGGAGTGAGATGAAATTTACCGTCCTACAAAATGCTAGGAAAGGTCAACCCGGTTTGCCTTAGTGGTGAATGCCTTGAccttggggtatcactccccTCAAGATCTAAGGTTCAAATGCAAACAATCCTTTTGAGCTATACTCTTTCGTAAAAAGTCAGCGATTTAACCAATTTCATATAGGAAAACTTTCAAGGGTGCAATACATGGAACCAAGATTTACTCTATAGGAATGAGTCCAAAGGAATCTACTTtagagaggttccccgacatcaaaaacaaaatatatatatatatatatatatatgctaggaAAGGTGGACATTTCATCGTGTTTGGAGTCTGAAAGTCATGGATGCAACTGGATTTTAAGAACTAATCCCCCACAAGAATTTAAACCAGTGCATAcccttttattcattttttgggttaatctaattaatttatatagctCAGGATGATACAGCCACGATAATCTTCAACATCTTCCCTAGTGATTCATTTTCCTCTGAAACATGAGTATGCCATTTCAAAATTATATgcattggagagagagagagagagagagagagagagagagagagagagagagagagcaaacatGCACAGATTAAACTGCAACTGTCAGATTAAACTGCAACTGTAGGCAGCGGAGGAACAACATTAACCATCAATGGCAACCAGTAAAGGCTATCGCCAAACCATTTTGAGCTAATCCAGACATTCAAAATCCCTTTCAATCACACTCCTCAAATCACTCCAGTAACCAATACCAAATCCATAATAAAAGTTCGTCTCTgagggaaaaataaataaacacgaatattggaataaaaaaatCGAACCAAGGGCAAAGCACAACCAtgaactatttataatttacttttGGTTCTCTCCCTTTTGATCGggggaaaaattaaaagaaaaatgaagggtAAGAAAaacgatgaaaaataaaataaaataaaaaaagctgcTCCTACTCAATGTACTTTTCTAACTGGCATGCCTTGCCAAATGAAACTCTTGCACGTGAAGGTAGACCCAAACCAATAAGCCCATACCAACTGCTATCGAGCCTCTCTACCTGCACCACAAAAGCAATCATTAATAAACAGAAAAGTAAGTAAACCAGGAATTATTGCATCTGATAGCCAGGAGCTATTGAAAGATACCTAGTTCTAGAGCTCCCGAGTGTGAGTTCAAGATCATCAGATATGCATTCCTCGTGGATTCTTTCTCCTTCCCAGGGCTTCACCAACCCAGTTGTGTTACTGCCAAATGCAAATTCAGTTGCAATTCCATCTGACATGGGAACATCTGCGGTGTGATCAATGCCTGAAGCTACTGCAGGAGAGCATGTACCACTCTGCCCGGGAGTCCACATCCGAGACCCTCCACCTGATAACGCCTCCTCCATAAAGCCAAAGGGGTTTCGTGAAACAAGGCTGAATGTAGGGGATGCTGGGCCGCTTTGGGAGATTTGTATACCAGCAAACCACCTTGAATCAGGCAGGACCTGATGGCGAGGACTTGGTGGGGTAGATGAGGGCAGGAAAGAATAGTGCTGCCCAGCCCATGATGGGGTTGCAGTTGGGTCGTCCCAGTCATTTTTAGTTCTAGGAGTTCGAGATGTTGGGGAGCTCAATGGAGGGGTAACTGGAGCACTGATAGAACCTCCATGGACATGAAGATCATGGGAAAGCATAGACGAGGCTGATGATGATCCTGATGAGAGGTTTTTCAGCCATGGAATGAGAGAATCGGCATCAGCATTACCGTTGGCCTTTGCAGCATAATGGGATGAGACTGGGCTCGGGAAGGAAGATGAAGCAGGACTTGGATTGTAAGAAGCACATGGACTCGGTTGGAATGACGAGCATGGACTAGCAGAAGTTGATCCACCCATAATGTCCATTCGATTCACAGGTTTACATCCCTGCACAAAGGCAAAAAATAGCTGTTGCTCACTACAGCTGAGCCAAATAATTCAAAATCATACAGTGGTAAGATACAGGCTAGCTGAACAGCCTTAACTGGAAGCAGATACTCCAATATTTTTCTCCTCAAGATAACGATATTGCATCTTAAAATGCCAAGCAGCCTAAAATGGGATCATTCAATAAAGGCACCAAAAAATTTCAAACGGGAAGAAACCCCAAGCCCCAGAACAAAGTATAATCAAAGAAACCAGTTAGAAAACAATATTTCTATCCCCTACAATCTCATTATGGTATCAAGACCCTCATATCATTTGTTCTACCCATTCTCCCAGACACAAATTTGATTGCTGGTTTTCGTCATCCGTCAGAGCTACTGCTTCCTGCCCCCACAGAACACGAGTAGTCTACAAATCAACATTACCCTTCTCACTATATTGCACTAAGCCAGTTCCAAACCCTAGCAAGCTCTTATAATAATCGTGGGTAGAGATGGTAAATACTAGGTATACAAAGACCAGTATAAAAAACTAACTTACAAACTAATGTCTCTTATCGTTTACGTCATATCTacttcacaaaaaataaaaaataatatttcggTGTAATATACCACTATCGTCAGGTAACCATAAGAGAAACGGGAATTGAGCAGATTTAGCAAAAACTAATAAGAAGGCACACAAAGTAACCTTACTATTTCAGCTCTTATGCATGCTGCCACTATGGTAGCAGCAGGAATTTTTCTTGCAGCTcaacttcttcctcttttcatgGTTATACCTTACATAATGAATATAAAAGCTTTAACAGGTATAATAATACTGCTATTAGGAGCTACTTTAGCTCTTGCTCTGAAGATATTAGGAGAAGTTTAGCCCATTCTACAATGTCTCAATTGGGTTATATGATGGTAGCTCTAGGTATTGGGTCTTATTGGGCTGCTTTGTTTCATTTGATTGGTCATGCTAATTGAAAAGGATTGTTGTTTTTAGGTTAACCCATAAGTTGTTGTAATTCTATAAATAAagcattatttaattaaaaacatcgtggttaaaatttttaaaacaccaTCTTCCTAAACTTTCCTATAAAATGTAGAGGATTATTACTCCATACCCACGACAATAAGAGGACTTTGGGATACAGTAGTATTTAAGGTATGATGGCAATCATGTGATTGCTATTAGATAAAAACCATTTCTTAAAGAGAGATTAATGTCAACAATTGTGTGCATGGAACACACACCCTATCACCCCTACCACATGCTCCCTAATCTAGGAACAGGCCCACTTTCCTCCTATAAAAAACTAACAACGTGACGGTATCCAAGGATTCGAAAATCTTTCTTTGCCAATTGAAACAGCAAATAAAACCATCCAACTTATTTAAAAAGAACACCGCCCCCACACGCCATCAAAATGCCACGCTCTCAATCACCTTTGAGGAAAGTATTACTCGGTGCCAAATTACCCGGGAATCTCGGAAAGGTAATCAATTACCCACAAAAAGGGGTAGTCCCTATTGGCTCGTTGGTCATTGAAAGTCCCCTTTTCCTAACAGAAAGCCCCTAACATGAGTAACAACGCACCGAGTGGGGAGGTGGCTCAGTCGCCTTGCAGTGGCAAATTGCtcggaaataaaaaaaaatctccggAAAGGGAAATTGGACAGACTGAGAAATAAAGTAAAAGGAGAAACCATTTTGTGCGAATTAAAACAAAGTGGTGTGGAAGTTCACCAATTTCGACGATGGATTGGTAGTCCTAATTGACGATACGGCTTCTTCAATGCTCGGGAGCGGGAGTAGCAGTGCTGAGGAGTCCGAGTCATAACGGCGGGCTCTTTCGTCCCGTTATAAAGTTTCTGGTGGTCTCTATGATTCTCTGTCTCGGTGTATCTTCCGATTCATAGCAGAGGGCAAATCGTAAAAACAGAATCTTTGTGTTTCGTGCACTCAACGAGAAAAAGGAAATACAACTGGACGCTGCTAATCTCAATAGAAAGACAGCAAAAGATAAATCCATCTCCGCCGTCGATCAGCACCACACGCCTAACGTGGCCGATGAGCTTTGGCCATttcggaaggaaaaaaaaaaacccaccgCCACCCACAGATCGTACCTCAAAAAGCTcacaattttaaacaaaaaatgaaataaaaaatgcaatcTGATATGATCACCAGCAGCGGATTTCATCCCAGCTCCACAACAGTTTGCTAACTTGCCGGCACAGGAAAgcttgagagagaagaaaagaaaaaggtaaatTTGGGATTCGTTTCTTTACCTTTCGGTAGGTGGTGCCGTCTTCTTCGACGGTCCAACCGGCCTCGTTGCATAGAGC
This genomic interval from Carya illinoinensis cultivar Pawnee chromosome 10, C.illinoinensisPawnee_v1, whole genome shotgun sequence contains the following:
- the LOC122279085 gene encoding BES1/BZR1 homolog protein 4-like, with product MTSGARMPTWKERENNKRRERRRRAFAAKIYTGLRMYGNYKLPKHCDNNEVLKALCNEAGWTVEEDGTTYRKGCKPVNRMDIMGGSTSASPCSSFQPSPCASYNPSPASSSFPSPVSSHYAAKANGNADADSLIPWLKNLSSGSSSASSMLSHDLHVHGGSISAPVTPPLSSPTSRTPRTKNDWDDPTATPSWAGQHYSFLPSSTPPSPRHQVLPDSRWFAGIQISQSGPASPTFSLVSRNPFGFMEEALSGGGSRMWTPGQSGTCSPAVASGIDHTADVPMSDGIATEFAFGSNTTGLVKPWEGERIHEECISDDLELTLGSSRTR